The following coding sequences are from one Capsicum annuum cultivar UCD-10X-F1 chromosome 3, UCD10Xv1.1, whole genome shotgun sequence window:
- the LOC107864091 gene encoding cyclin-T1-3 isoform X2 — protein MALGQTYYSQGGPFCGDSRSFYGRNQMSGMVHSSAYNHCNTGDSHLFNSDSSLDVSRNFREYSYNYDNFIKPEAEPSMKRRRCSASGWESSGRHSQAPNACKDVPSKQPSSCYNVPLRNSRAYDDAYSTCNNNSTLTTSSSKPRCDASAPTRSKRDHSWLEDTETDNIFMSKEEIERCSPSRKDGIDAMHEAHLRYSYCAFLQNLGIRLDLPQTTIGTAMVLCHRFFVRRSHACHDRFLIATAALFLAAKSEETARPLNNVLKASCEIFHKQDLAVLSYFLPVDWFEQYRERITEAEQMILTTLNFELNVQHPYESLTSTLEKLGLSETVLVNLALHLVSEGVYRRISLLTCMIFAGG, from the exons ATGGCGCTCGGGCAGACTTACTATTCACAAGGTGGCCCTTTTTGTGGAGACTCTAGGTCTTTTTACGGTAGAAACCAGATGAGTGGGATGGTTCATTCCTCTGCTTACAACCATTGTAACACTGGTGATAGCCATCTTTTCAACTCTGATAGTTCCCTTGACGTGAGTAGAAATTTTAGGGAGTATAGCTACAATTATGATAATTTCATAAAGCCTGAGGCTGAACCTTCCATGAAGAGGAGGAGGTGCTCAGCTTCTGGCTGGGAAAGCAGTGGCAGGCACTCTCAAGCACCCAATGCATGTAAAGATGTTCCTTCAAAGCAGCCAAGCTCATGCTATAATGTTCCTTTAAGGAATTCCAGAGCGTATGATGATGCCTATTCAACCTGTAACAATAATTCAACCCTTACTACGAGTTCTTCTAAACCTCGTTGTGATGCAAGTGCACCCACGCGCTCTAAGCGCGACCATTCATGGCTTGAAGATACCGAAACTGACAATATCTTTATGTCGAAAGAGGAAATTGAGAGATGCTCCCCATCTAGGAAAGATGGTATTGATGCAATGCATGAAGCACATTTGCGATACTCGTATTGTGCTTTCCTTCAGAACCTTGGAATTCGCTTGGACCT GCCACAGACCACTATAGGAACTGCCATGGTTCTGTGTCACCGCTTCTTTGTGAGGCGATCACATGCATGTCATGACAGATTT TTGATTGCTACCGCTGCTCTCTTTCTTGCGGCGAAGTCGGAAGAGACTGCACGGCCTCTCAACAATGTTCTGAAGGCCTCGTGTGAAATTTTCCACAAGCAGGATCTTGCAGTTCTGTCATATTTTCTACCTGTG GACTGGTTTGAACAGTACCGTGAACGCATTACTGAGGCTGAACAGATGATATTGACCACTTTAAATTTTGAACTGAATGTGCAACATCCATATGAATCTCTTACATCTACCCTTGAAAAATTAGGGCTATCTGAAACAGTGTTGGTGAATCTGGCACTGCATCTTGTCAGTGAAGG GGTCTATAGAAGGATTAGCTTGCTCACCTGTATGATATTTGCTGGCGGTTGA
- the LOC107864091 gene encoding cyclin-T1-3 isoform X1 encodes MALGQTYYSQGGPFCGDSRSFYGRNQMSGMVHSSAYNHCNTGDSHLFNSDSSLDVSRNFREYSYNYDNFIKPEAEPSMKRRRCSASGWESSGRHSQAPNACKDVPSKQPSSCYNVPLRNSRAYDDAYSTCNNNSTLTTSSSKPRCDASAPTRSKRDHSWLEDTETDNIFMSKEEIERCSPSRKDGIDAMHEAHLRYSYCAFLQNLGIRLDLPQTTIGTAMVLCHRFFVRRSHACHDRFLIATAALFLAAKSEETARPLNNVLKASCEIFHKQDLAVLSYFLPVDWFEQYRERITEAEQMILTTLNFELNVQHPYESLTSTLEKLGLSETVLVNLALHLVSEGLRSSLWLQFKPYQIAAGAAYLASKFLNMDFSSHHSVWKEFQTPPVVLRDVAQQLMELF; translated from the exons ATGGCGCTCGGGCAGACTTACTATTCACAAGGTGGCCCTTTTTGTGGAGACTCTAGGTCTTTTTACGGTAGAAACCAGATGAGTGGGATGGTTCATTCCTCTGCTTACAACCATTGTAACACTGGTGATAGCCATCTTTTCAACTCTGATAGTTCCCTTGACGTGAGTAGAAATTTTAGGGAGTATAGCTACAATTATGATAATTTCATAAAGCCTGAGGCTGAACCTTCCATGAAGAGGAGGAGGTGCTCAGCTTCTGGCTGGGAAAGCAGTGGCAGGCACTCTCAAGCACCCAATGCATGTAAAGATGTTCCTTCAAAGCAGCCAAGCTCATGCTATAATGTTCCTTTAAGGAATTCCAGAGCGTATGATGATGCCTATTCAACCTGTAACAATAATTCAACCCTTACTACGAGTTCTTCTAAACCTCGTTGTGATGCAAGTGCACCCACGCGCTCTAAGCGCGACCATTCATGGCTTGAAGATACCGAAACTGACAATATCTTTATGTCGAAAGAGGAAATTGAGAGATGCTCCCCATCTAGGAAAGATGGTATTGATGCAATGCATGAAGCACATTTGCGATACTCGTATTGTGCTTTCCTTCAGAACCTTGGAATTCGCTTGGACCT GCCACAGACCACTATAGGAACTGCCATGGTTCTGTGTCACCGCTTCTTTGTGAGGCGATCACATGCATGTCATGACAGATTT TTGATTGCTACCGCTGCTCTCTTTCTTGCGGCGAAGTCGGAAGAGACTGCACGGCCTCTCAACAATGTTCTGAAGGCCTCGTGTGAAATTTTCCACAAGCAGGATCTTGCAGTTCTGTCATATTTTCTACCTGTG GACTGGTTTGAACAGTACCGTGAACGCATTACTGAGGCTGAACAGATGATATTGACCACTTTAAATTTTGAACTGAATGTGCAACATCCATATGAATCTCTTACATCTACCCTTGAAAAATTAGGGCTATCTGAAACAGTGTTGGTGAATCTGGCACTGCATCTTGTCAGTGAAGG GCTCCGAAGTTCACTCTGGCTTCAGTTCAAGCCTTACCAGATCGCTGCTGGGGCTGCATATCTCGCGTCAAAATTTCTGAACATGGATTTTTCTTCGCATCATTCAGTCTGGAAAGAGTTTCAAACTCCGCCAGTTGTACTTAGAG ATGTTGCGCAACAGTTGATGGAGCTCTTTTAG